From the genome of Hydrogenophaga sp. PBL-H3, one region includes:
- a CDS encoding type II toxin-antitoxin system Phd/YefM family antitoxin: MNVLKVTPQQVDLFSLVEKANESANPIFLRAKQGSAVVVSQKEWETLQEMLVIFNTPGVRKDLQEAIESITAPPSPTSVTDNAPRAELQDRTTPGIASGKQARRG; the protein is encoded by the coding sequence ATGAACGTTCTCAAAGTCACCCCTCAACAGGTGGACCTGTTTTCGCTGGTCGAGAAGGCCAACGAATCGGCCAACCCCATCTTCCTCAGGGCCAAGCAAGGCAGCGCAGTTGTCGTCTCTCAAAAAGAATGGGAAACCTTGCAGGAAATGCTGGTGATCTTTAACACGCCCGGCGTGCGGAAGGATCTGCAAGAGGCAATAGAAAGCATCACTGCGCCACCTTCGCCCACGAGCGTCACAGACAACGCACCACGGGCCGAGCTGCAAGATCGCACTACTCCCGGCATCGCATCAGGAAAGCAAGCGCGCAGGGGTTGA